Proteins from one Listeria weihenstephanensis genomic window:
- a CDS encoding ferric iron uptake transcriptional regulator: MEGRIQRIKSQLHEASYKLTPQREATVRVLLENEKDHLSAEDVYLRVKDISPDIGLATVYRTLELLTELRVVDKINFGDGVARYDLRKEGAKHFHHHLVCLECGSVEEIQEDLLDDVEKIVEQKWDFLVKDHRLTFQGICTTCKAKMKNDSV, encoded by the coding sequence ATGGAAGGCCGTATTCAGCGGATTAAATCGCAATTACATGAAGCAAGTTATAAATTAACGCCTCAACGTGAAGCGACGGTGCGTGTGTTACTTGAAAATGAGAAAGATCATTTAAGCGCGGAAGATGTGTATTTGCGTGTGAAAGATATTTCGCCAGACATTGGTTTGGCAACTGTATACCGTACGCTTGAGCTTCTGACGGAGTTACGCGTGGTCGATAAAATTAATTTCGGCGATGGAGTAGCGCGTTATGACCTCAGGAAAGAGGGCGCGAAACATTTTCATCATCATTTAGTATGTCTGGAATGTGGCTCTGTTGAAGAGATACAAGAGGATCTATTGGATGATGTAGAGAAAATTGTCGAACAAAAGTGGGATTTCCTCGTGAAGGATCATCGCTTAACTTTTCAAGGGATTTGCACGACTTGTAAAGCTAAGATGAAAAACGATTCTGTTTAA
- the xerD gene encoding site-specific tyrosine recombinase XerD gives MDDLILDFLHFLQVEKGLSANTLVAYERDLRYFARYLEEEQGQMAIRDVERIHIVGFMAFAKLEGKSPRTVARYIASLRSFFHFLLHEKLADRDPMIQIETPKQAQGLPKILNLDDVEKLLETPNGDKPLGMRDQAMLEVLYATGLRVTELVRLQMDDLHLEMGFIQTVGKGDKERIIPLGKTATGVLERYLEFGRPKLRRTSERNDFVFLNHHGRGMTRQGFWKNLKQIAVRAGIDKPITPHTLRHSFATHLLENGADLRSVQELLGHADISTTQIYTHVSKARLKDVYKQYHPRA, from the coding sequence ATGGATGATTTAATACTTGATTTTTTACATTTCTTACAAGTGGAAAAAGGATTATCAGCAAATACACTTGTGGCTTATGAACGGGATTTACGTTATTTTGCGCGGTATTTGGAAGAGGAACAAGGGCAGATGGCGATTCGCGACGTGGAACGGATACATATTGTGGGCTTTATGGCCTTTGCTAAATTAGAAGGAAAATCACCGAGAACGGTCGCGCGTTATATTGCATCTTTACGTTCTTTTTTTCATTTTTTACTGCACGAGAAATTGGCTGATCGTGATCCGATGATTCAAATTGAGACGCCGAAGCAGGCACAGGGCTTGCCGAAGATTTTGAATTTGGATGATGTGGAGAAGTTGCTGGAAACTCCAAATGGGGATAAGCCGCTTGGTATGCGTGATCAGGCGATGCTGGAAGTGTTGTATGCAACGGGACTTCGGGTGACGGAGTTGGTGCGTTTGCAGATGGATGATCTTCATTTAGAGATGGGGTTCATACAGACGGTTGGTAAGGGCGATAAGGAGCGGATTATTCCTTTGGGTAAGACGGCAACCGGTGTTTTAGAGCGGTATTTGGAGTTTGGGCGCCCGAAATTGCGCAGGACTTCGGAACGGAATGATTTTGTGTTTTTGAACCATCATGGACGTGGTATGACACGGCAGGGTTTTTGGAAAAATCTGAAACAAATTGCGGTGAGAGCAGGGATTGATAAGCCGATTACGCCACATACGTTGCGGCATTCATTCGCGACACATTTGCTAGAAAATGGTGCAGACTTGCGTTCTGTTCAAGAGTTGCTTGGACATGCTGATATTTCGACAACGCAAATTTATACGCACGTATCGAAGGCTCGCTTGAAAGATGTGTACAAACAATATCACCCTAGAGCTTGA
- a CDS encoding purine-nucleoside phosphorylase, translated as MNYTKVMEAVKKIKETYSGKPRIGLILGSGLGVLADEISEPTVIKYNDVPYFPVSTVEGHAGQFVFGKLEQQEVVAMQGRFHFYEGYSMQDVTFPVRVMKELGVEILIVTNAAGGVNELFHAGDLMLISDHINFTGTSPLIGQNDDHFGPRFPDMSDAYRLDLRKQARLLAQDLEIEVREGVYAGFTGPTYETPAEIRMMRTLGADAVGMSTVSEVIVANHCGLRCLGISCITNMAAGILDQPLSHEEVMETTEHVKETFLTYVKALVANVK; from the coding sequence ATGAATTATACAAAAGTGATGGAAGCTGTTAAGAAAATCAAGGAAACGTACAGCGGTAAACCGAGAATTGGCTTAATTTTAGGGTCTGGATTAGGTGTTTTGGCGGATGAGATTTCAGAGCCGACTGTGATTAAATATAATGATGTACCTTATTTTCCGGTGTCAACGGTAGAAGGGCATGCGGGGCAATTTGTATTTGGAAAACTGGAACAGCAAGAAGTTGTTGCGATGCAAGGACGTTTCCATTTTTATGAAGGGTATTCGATGCAAGACGTGACTTTTCCAGTTCGTGTTATGAAGGAGTTGGGCGTTGAAATATTGATCGTGACGAACGCGGCTGGTGGCGTGAATGAATTGTTCCATGCTGGTGATTTGATGCTTATTTCAGATCATATTAACTTTACTGGAACGAGCCCGCTGATTGGTCAAAATGATGATCATTTCGGTCCGCGGTTCCCAGATATGTCCGATGCTTATCGCTTAGATTTGCGCAAACAAGCACGTCTTTTAGCGCAAGATTTGGAAATAGAAGTTCGCGAAGGTGTGTATGCAGGATTTACTGGTCCAACTTACGAGACGCCTGCTGAAATTCGCATGATGCGTACACTTGGCGCGGATGCGGTTGGAATGTCGACGGTTTCTGAGGTGATCGTTGCCAATCATTGTGGCCTGCGTTGTCTAGGAATTTCTTGTATCACGAACATGGCAGCAGGAATTCTGGATCAACCGCTTAGCCACGAGGAAGTAATGGAGACAACGGAACATGTGAAAGAAACATTCCTGACATATGTAAAAGCGCTAGTTGCTAATGTGAAATAA
- the lysA gene encoding diaminopimelate decarboxylase codes for MAFESFGTMRVNEVGHLEIGGVDTLKLAQKYGTPLYVYDVALIKERARGFKKTFEELGVKAQVAYASKAFSAVAIYQLMHEEGLSLDVVSGGELYTAMQAGFPAERIHFHGNNKTRQELEMAIEYGIGCIVIDNFYEINLLAEVLRAKNTTISVLIRVTPGIEAHTHDYILTGQDDSKFGFGLTNGQAEEAIKRVLAMDDVFRLIGLHCHIGSQIFETTGFKLAAHRIMEQLVIWRNELDFHAEVLNLGGGFGVRYTADDKPLPPSQYVREIIADVREVALANDLEMPEIWIEPGRSLVGEAGTTLYTIGSRKEVPDIRSYVAVDGGMSDNIRPSLYEAKYDAVIAERPLEEPEETVSIAGKCCESGDMLIWDLPLPESDAGEVLAVFCTGAYGYSMANNYNRIPRAAVVFVEDGMDKLVVQRETYENLVQLDLPLY; via the coding sequence GTGGCGTTTGAATCATTTGGTACTATGCGAGTGAATGAAGTGGGACATCTGGAAATTGGAGGGGTGGACACTTTGAAACTGGCGCAAAAATATGGCACACCGCTTTATGTATACGACGTTGCGTTGATCAAAGAACGTGCACGTGGATTTAAAAAAACGTTTGAAGAGCTCGGTGTAAAGGCGCAAGTGGCTTATGCGAGTAAAGCTTTTTCGGCGGTTGCGATTTATCAATTAATGCACGAGGAAGGCTTATCGCTTGATGTTGTTTCTGGTGGGGAATTATATACGGCGATGCAAGCTGGTTTTCCTGCGGAGCGCATCCATTTTCACGGGAATAATAAAACGCGACAAGAGCTTGAAATGGCGATTGAATACGGTATTGGTTGTATTGTGATTGATAATTTCTATGAGATTAATTTGTTAGCGGAGGTGCTGAGGGCGAAAAACACGACGATTTCTGTATTGATTCGTGTGACGCCAGGTATTGAGGCACATACGCATGATTATATTTTAACGGGGCAAGATGATTCGAAATTTGGTTTTGGTTTGACGAATGGACAGGCGGAAGAAGCGATTAAACGTGTGCTTGCGATGGATGATGTATTCCGTTTGATCGGCTTGCACTGCCATATTGGGTCGCAAATTTTTGAAACAACTGGTTTTAAATTAGCGGCACATCGGATTATGGAGCAGTTGGTCATTTGGCGAAATGAGCTTGATTTCCACGCAGAAGTTCTGAATCTTGGTGGTGGTTTTGGGGTTCGTTATACGGCGGATGATAAACCACTTCCACCTTCACAGTATGTACGCGAAATTATTGCGGACGTACGTGAAGTGGCGCTTGCTAATGACTTGGAGATGCCGGAAATTTGGATTGAGCCTGGCCGTTCGCTCGTTGGCGAGGCGGGTACGACGCTTTACACGATTGGTTCACGTAAAGAGGTACCAGATATTCGTAGCTATGTGGCGGTTGATGGTGGTATGTCGGATAATATTAGACCTTCGTTATATGAGGCGAAATATGATGCGGTTATCGCTGAGCGCCCGCTTGAGGAGCCTGAGGAGACGGTTTCGATTGCTGGGAAATGCTGTGAGTCTGGCGATATGTTAATTTGGGATTTACCGCTTCCAGAATCAGATGCTGGAGAAGTTTTAGCTGTATTTTGTACGGGTGCTTACGGGTATTCGATGGCAAATAATTATAATCGAATTCCTCGCGCTGCTGTTGTTTTTGTCGAGGATGGCATGGATAAACTGGTTGTGCAAAGGGAAACCTATGAGAATTTAGTGCAACTTGATTTACCGCTTTACTAA
- a CDS encoding segregation/condensation protein A produces the protein MTGINFKVEAFEGPLDLLLQLIQQLEIDIYDIPMADITDQYLEYIHLMKEMELDVASEYLVMAATLLAIKSKMLLPKQELELDFEDFDDSVDPRDELVEKLMEYKRFKEAAKQLKEKESERNFYFGKAPMDLAEYDTSGKQANLDVSLNDMLGAFHKMLRRKKFSQPLHTRITKQEISIDQRMSDVMTRISKAQGRVVFDELFDAPTKDDLIVTFLAVLELMKRREISVEQSESFATLYVFSRGEDEA, from the coding sequence ATGACAGGAATTAATTTTAAAGTGGAGGCTTTTGAAGGGCCGCTTGATCTGCTTTTGCAGCTGATTCAGCAGTTGGAAATTGATATTTATGATATTCCGATGGCGGACATTACGGATCAATATTTGGAGTACATTCATTTGATGAAGGAAATGGAACTCGATGTTGCGAGTGAGTATCTTGTGATGGCGGCGACGCTTCTTGCGATTAAAAGTAAAATGTTGTTGCCAAAGCAGGAGTTGGAACTCGATTTTGAGGATTTCGATGATTCGGTTGACCCGCGTGATGAACTTGTTGAAAAATTGATGGAATACAAGCGTTTCAAGGAAGCCGCCAAACAATTGAAGGAAAAAGAGTCGGAGCGTAATTTTTATTTTGGGAAGGCGCCGATGGATTTAGCGGAATATGATACGTCTGGTAAACAGGCGAATTTGGATGTGTCGCTAAATGATATGTTGGGTGCGTTTCACAAGATGTTACGACGCAAAAAATTCAGTCAGCCACTACATACGAGGATTACGAAACAAGAGATTTCGATTGATCAGCGGATGAGCGACGTGATGACGCGGATTTCTAAGGCGCAAGGGCGCGTTGTCTTTGATGAACTTTTTGATGCGCCGACAAAGGATGATTTGATTGTTACTTTTTTGGCGGTGTTGGAGTTGATGAAGCGTCGCGAAATTAGCGTGGAGCAGTCGGAAAGTTTTGCAACGTTATATGTTTTTAGTAGAGGTGAAGATGAGGCGTGA
- the scpB gene encoding SMC-Scp complex subunit ScpB: protein MNKKLGILESLLFAAGDEGLSTKQLTEVMEISHIEALNLLETLSDSYAKSAERGIVLLELAGTFQLATKKEHANYLRKLVEAPGNTTLSQASLETLAIIAYRQPITRMEIDDIRGVKTDGPIHTLIAKGLIMDKGRMEGAGRAKLYVTTSEFLDCFGLNSLEDLPSMDEADSEEMMQDELDLFFDRFNGK, encoded by the coding sequence GTGAATAAAAAATTAGGAATCCTTGAAAGCTTGCTCTTTGCAGCGGGGGATGAGGGTTTGAGCACAAAGCAGTTGACAGAAGTCATGGAAATCAGTCATATTGAAGCGCTCAATTTATTGGAAACATTAAGCGATAGCTATGCAAAAAGCGCAGAACGTGGTATTGTTCTGTTAGAGCTTGCGGGGACATTTCAACTCGCTACGAAAAAAGAGCATGCGAATTATTTGCGAAAATTAGTGGAAGCGCCAGGGAATACGACGTTATCACAGGCATCACTTGAAACATTGGCAATCATTGCTTACCGTCAACCGATCACACGGATGGAAATTGATGACATTCGCGGTGTAAAAACAGACGGCCCGATTCATACGTTAATCGCTAAAGGGTTAATAATGGATAAAGGTCGCATGGAAGGCGCAGGGCGAGCTAAACTATACGTAACAACATCCGAATTTTTGGATTGCTTTGGTTTGAATTCGTTAGAGGATTTGCCATCGATGGATGAAGCTGATTCTGAGGAAATGATGCAGGATGAGCTGGACTTGTTTTTCGATCGTTTTAATGGAAAATAA
- a CDS encoding pseudouridine synthase, which translates to MERLQKVIANAGITSRRKAEVMIEEGKVKVNGKVVRELGLKVGNSDKIEVNGIELTQEVKRYFLLYKPRSVMSAVSDDKKRRCVSDFFTDIPERLYPVGRLDYDTSGLLLMTNDGDFANQLMHPKYEVEKKYIARVRGIPSKEALRKLENGVMIEGRKTAKAKVRLQSFDKKKEKAIIEVVIHEGRNRQVRKMFDTIGHPVQKLSREAYAFLDLKGLNAGERRELTHHEVKRLKAYTQFGDKK; encoded by the coding sequence ATGGAACGTTTACAAAAAGTAATTGCTAATGCAGGGATCACATCACGAAGAAAAGCAGAAGTGATGATTGAAGAAGGTAAAGTGAAAGTGAACGGCAAAGTGGTTCGTGAACTTGGTCTCAAGGTCGGAAACTCGGATAAAATCGAGGTTAATGGTATTGAGTTGACACAAGAAGTCAAACGCTACTTTTTATTATACAAGCCGCGTAGTGTGATGTCTGCGGTATCAGATGATAAGAAACGTCGTTGTGTATCGGACTTTTTCACGGATATTCCAGAACGACTTTATCCAGTTGGACGCTTAGACTATGATACATCAGGGTTGCTATTGATGACGAATGATGGTGATTTTGCCAATCAATTGATGCATCCCAAGTATGAAGTAGAGAAGAAATATATTGCTCGAGTTCGGGGAATTCCCTCAAAAGAGGCACTTCGTAAATTAGAGAATGGTGTGATGATTGAGGGACGTAAAACAGCGAAAGCGAAAGTGCGCCTACAATCTTTTGATAAGAAGAAAGAAAAGGCAATTATCGAAGTTGTTATTCATGAAGGACGCAATCGTCAAGTTCGTAAAATGTTTGATACGATTGGACATCCGGTACAAAAATTATCACGTGAAGCGTATGCTTTTCTGGATTTAAAAGGCTTAAATGCTGGGGAACGAAGAGAGCTAACGCATCATGAAGTGAAAAGATTGAAAGCTTACACGCAATTTGGCGATAAGAAATAA